ATCTTAACTGAGAGGGAGTTTGATCAACACAGGGCAAACTAAAGAGCCTTAAAAAGCCATGATACAATTGTTTTATTGAAAACAACCTGTATTGATTATAGTGAAAAAATTACCTCCAATTCCAGAGATACCTGAAGAAGAAAAGACACCGGTAGTCCGATTACTCCTTGCTTTCATGGAGCAACAACAGGAAATCATTCAAAACCAACAGGTTGAAATCGATGCCCTTAAAACAGAAGTTGCTAAGCTTAAAAAGCTACCTCCAAAGCCTAAAATAAGAGCCAGTAAATTGCCAAAGGATGATGACAATGATAATCCGACAGGTCATTCAGGAAGCAAGAAAAACAACTCAGGAAATGGGACTAGTAAAAGTCGTAAACGAAAGAAGAAATTGGCTATTCATAAAACCACCGTTATCAAACCAGATAACCTGCCAGAACATTCACGTTTTTTAGGGTATCAGGATTATTTTGTTCAGGAGCTGCTGATTAAGCCTTTCAATACTCGTTATCGATTGGCTCGCTATAAAACACCCGATGGTGATACCTGTATAGGAAAATTGAGCTTTGATACACATATAGGACATTTTGGCCATACATTACAGAGTTATATCGTTTATCAATATTATCACCAGAGAGTGACTCAGCCATTGATAATACAACAATTAACAGAATTAGGTTTTAATGTGGCTATACTTAACCGGACACACAACTTAAAATAACTAAAAAATAAAAAGTGTGACCTAAAATGAATGATCAAACAAAAAAACCGAATAAAAGCTATACATCAGAATTTAAAGAATCAGCTGTCAAATTAGCTAATGAGACGGATCAACCCGTTTCTCAGACTGCCAGGGAGCTAGGTGTTAATGTAAATACTCTACATACCTGGATCAGTAAATATTCCAAACCGGTGAAGACGGTAGCCAATAGAAGTGATGAACACATTTATGATGAAGTAAAACGTCTGAAAAAAGAATTGGCAAAAGTGATTCAGGAGCGTGATTTATTAAAAAGGCCACAGCGTACTTTGCAAGGGAAACTTTGTGAAGTACGCATGGATAGATCAGGCTAAAGATTACCCGGTAACGATTCTGTGCCGTTTTATGGATGTTTCCCGTAGTTGCTATTATGATTGGGTTAGCTCTCCTAAAACGGATAGAGAGAAAGAAAATGAAGCGCTTACTGAGCAGCTAAAAAACTGTTTGAAGACAGTCGCAAGACTTATGGAACCCGTCGTCTTAAAAAGAAAACTGGCTGAAAAAGGCGTTCATATAAGCCGCCGGAGAATTGGTCGATTAATGAAAAAAGCCGGTTTGTTTTGTAAAACGAAGAGACGCTTTAAAGCGACGACTAATTCCAAGCATAATAAGCGTATATCTCCAAATTTACTGGAAAGAGAGTTTACTGTCTCTCAACCTGATCGCTACTATGTGGGTGATATTACCTATATTGCCACCAAGGAAGGCTGGTTATATTTAGCGGTTGTCATTGACTTATTCTCTAGGCAAATTGTTGGCTGGTCGATGGATGAGCGAATGAAAGCCAAGCTAGTCAATGATGCTTTACTGATGGCCATATGGAAGCGTAAACCAATGGATGGATTGCTTTGGCATACTGACCGAGGTAGCCAATATGCCTCTGATAGTCATAGAAAAATATTGTCGGATCATAACATAATTCAGTCTATGAGCCGCAAAGGAAATTGCTGGGACAATGCTGTATCAGAGAGCTTCTTTCATAGTTTGAAAACTGAATTGACGCACCATTGTCGATTCAAAACCAGAGTAGAAGCAAAGCAGGCAATATTTGAATATATTGAGGTATTTTATAATCGGGAGCGACTTCATTCGGCTAATGATTATTTGTCACCAGTCGATTATGAAATACAGCAGGAAATAGCTTAAATCGATTGATTGAAGAGGGGTAAAAGGCGACATAAATGCCGCCCATTACCGTTGACGGCCATCGGCTCCTCAGCCTGTGCCGTGAAGATATTGTAACAGGATCATTACCGTTGTGAAAATACCTTGGGTGAATGGAACGGCTCTATCGTTCCAGAGGGCAAAGCCCTTTCTCTTCATCTGTTTAAAGTTAACATGAGAAACTAAAATGATAGGAAATACAAAATGACAAAAATCACTTGAAACAGCCAAAAAAATATTTAGAAAACTGTCCGGAAAAGTGTTGACACATCAGTTTTGATATTTCAACGGGTCAGATCAATGAGATTTTAATCCATGACAAAGACCATTTTCATACTGAAAAAAATACATTGCTAACTGCCGGTATCAACAATAGTACTTATATCCATGTTGATGATACGGGTAGTCGTCATGATGGAAAGAATGGTTATTGTACTCACGTTGGCAATGAAACCTTTGCCTGGTTTTCAAGTACTCGATATAAGAGCCGGATTAATTTTCTACAATTGTTACGAGGTGCTGCTGTTGATTATACGCTCAACGATGCAGCACTTGATTATATGAGAGCAGAAAAATTACCTCACAAGCCATTGAGCGTTATTGAACAAAGTCATCAGACTTGCTTTGATAATGAAGAAGCCTGGAAATACTATCTGCAGAACAATAGTATCATAACACAACGGCATGTTCGCATTGCCACAGAAGGCGCTTTACTGGGGGCATTAATTAACAGTGGCTTTCCAAGTGATTTGGTGATTGTGAGTGATGATGCAGGACAATTTGATATTTTGTTGCACGCATTATGTTGGATACATGCAGACAGAGTGTTTCAGCGGATACTACCACTCAATGAGCGACATGATAAAGAACTGAACTGGGTACATACTCAGATTTGGGAACTATTTTATGATCTCAAACAATATAAACTTGAGCCAGATGATCCGTTGAAGTCAGCGATTGCTGAACATTTTGATGAATTGTGCCGGACTAAAACAAGCTTTGAAACGTTGAATCAGGCACTGAAACGATTGGCAAGAAATAAAACAGAATTACTGCTGGTATTGGAACGGCCTGATATTCCTCTTCATAATAATTTGAGTGAAAATGATATTCGAGAATATGTTATTAAGCGTAAAATTAGTGGTAGTACACGCTCAAAGGATGGGCAACTTTGCAGAGATACCTTTGTCAGTTTAAAGAAAACTTGTTTGAAACAAGGAATTTCATTCTGGGATTTTATTAATGACCGGATCAGCAAGAGAAATTTGATCCCATATCTGCCTGAGTTGCTGAAAGGTAAAGTTTGTGCTGTTTAAATGCACAGACTTATTGAGAAGTTACGATCTACAAACCGCAGAAAACCCTCGTTTTGATGCGGAGCTGCAACAAGAAGGTGTGACCTGTGCTGCTTGTCATGTTAAAGACGGAGTGATTTATGGTCCTTATAAAAGGACTTACTCAATGCCCCCCATCCTGTTGCCTATGATGAAAAATTCCTCACCAAAGAACTCTGTAGACAATGCCATGAAGTGCCCAGTAAAGAATTTTCTCTCATGAATGAAGGCATCTGTAGCACCGGCATGGAATCCAATACCGGCCAATGGGCTGCTAGGGGTTACACTTGTCAAGATTGCCACATGCCCGCTATCAAACGTCCGCTAATGAGCGGCTACCCCGTCAGAGAAGGACGTAAACATACCTGGCCAGGTGCTTACTCGACAACACAATTACAAAAAGTGTTCACTTTTAAAGCCACAGCAAAACAAAATGAACTCAGCATTACGATCACTAATAGTGGCGCAGGCCACAAAGCACCCACGGGTGATACTGATCGATTCATTACTCTGGATTTTTTCTGGATAGATGAGAAGGGCCAAAGAACTGAACTTGACTCCATTGAATTCAAACGTCAGGTCGTCTGGCAGCCCATTATGTTTGTCTTAGCAGACAATCGCCTTGGTGCAGGAGAAAGCACACAGTTCACAAGCACAATTCCAGAGGCTACACCCAATAAAAAAGGCATACTCTACGTCAATGGCACCTATCATGTCATGACCGATCGTTCATTAAAACGTCTTAAAGAAAAATTTGAGTTAAAAAATGAGTGGCCAATCCATCGACCTTTTATTGAACAACAAGAAATTAAAATTCAGTGGCTTCATTAAAAAAACAGCCAACCGCCACTGTCCAAGTCACTTTTACAGCGCTTATATTGAGCGCTATAACGTTTAGCACGTTGATCGACTTTCCTGGCCACTTTTTTCAGCCACGGTTTTGCATTATAACTTTTCTTACGATAGCCGCCCCAGCCCTCATGATAATTCAGGT
This genomic window from sulfur-oxidizing endosymbiont of Gigantopelta aegis contains:
- a CDS encoding transposase; amino-acid sequence: MNDQTKKPNKSYTSEFKESAVKLANETDQPVSQTARELGVNVNTLHTWISKYSKPVKTVANRSDEHIYDEVKRLKKELAKVIQERDLLKRPQRTLQGKLCEVRMDRSG
- a CDS encoding IS3 family transposase; amino-acid sequence: MKYAWIDQAKDYPVTILCRFMDVSRSCYYDWVSSPKTDREKENEALTEQLKNCLKTVARLMEPVVLKRKLAEKGVHISRRRIGRLMKKAGLFCKTKRRFKATTNSKHNKRISPNLLEREFTVSQPDRYYVGDITYIATKEGWLYLAVVIDLFSRQIVGWSMDERMKAKLVNDALLMAIWKRKPMDGLLWHTDRGSQYASDSHRKILSDHNIIQSMSRKGNCWDNAVSESFFHSLKTELTHHCRFKTRVEAKQAIFEYIEVFYNRERLHSANDYLSPVDYEIQQEIA
- a CDS encoding IS66 family transposase, translating into MLTAGINNSTYIHVDDTGSRHDGKNGYCTHVGNETFAWFSSTRYKSRINFLQLLRGAAVDYTLNDAALDYMRAEKLPHKPLSVIEQSHQTCFDNEEAWKYYLQNNSIITQRHVRIATEGALLGALINSGFPSDLVIVSDDAGQFDILLHALCWIHADRVFQRILPLNERHDKELNWVHTQIWELFYDLKQYKLEPDDPLKSAIAEHFDELCRTKTSFETLNQALKRLARNKTELLLVLERPDIPLHNNLSENDIREYVIKRKISGSTRSKDGQLCRDTFVSLKKTCLKQGISFWDFINDRISKRNLIPYLPELLKGKVCAV